Proteins encoded together in one Triticum dicoccoides isolate Atlit2015 ecotype Zavitan chromosome 7B, WEW_v2.0, whole genome shotgun sequence window:
- the LOC119335496 gene encoding cytochrome P450 CYP73A100-like, with the protein MAVSARRVAFATAASLAVYWLLKSFLHAPHPALLPAAAALVAVAIAVGAGGGAGAGAPPGPAAVPVFGNWLQVGNDLNHRFLARLSARYGPVFRLRLGVRNLVVVSDPRLATEVLHTQGVEFGSRPRNVVFDIFTANGADMVFTEYGDHWRRMRRVMTLPFFTARVVQQYRSMWEAEMDDVVSDLRGDSAALGAGVVVRRRLQLMLYNIMYRMMFDARFESVDDPMFVEATKFNSERSRLAQSFDYNYGDFIPILRPFLRGYLNKCRDLQTRRLAFFNANYVEKRRKVMETPGEDKNKLRCAIDHILAAEKSGEITPENVIYIVENINVAAIETTLWSIEWALAEVVNHPDVQRKVRGEIRDVLGDDEPITESSISKLPYLQAVIKETLRLHSPIPLLVPHMNLEEASLGGYTIPKGSKVVVNAWWLANNPELWEKPEEFCPERFLGEESNVDATVGGKVDFRFLPFGVGRRSCPGIILALPILALIVGKLVRSFEMVPPPGVDKLDVSEKGGQFSLHIANHSVVAFHPISA; encoded by the coding sequence ATGGCTGTCTCCGCGCGCAGGGTGGCCTTCGCCACGGCAGCCTCCTTGGCCGTGTACTGGCTCCTCAAATCGTTCCTCCATGCACCGCACCCCGCGCTGCTGCCGGCAGCGGCCGccctcgtcgccgtcgccatcgccgttggagcgggaggcggcgccggcgccggcgctccTCCCGGGCCCGCGGCCGTGCCGGTGTTCGGCAACTGGCTGCAGGTGGGCAACGACCTCAACCACCGCTTCCTGGCGCGGCTGTCGGCGCGGTACGGCCCCGTGTTCCGGCTGCGGCTGGGCGTGCGCAACCTGGTGGTGGTGTCGGACCCGCGGCTGGCCACGGAGGTGCTCCACACGCAGGGCGTGGAGTTCGGCTCCCGCCCGCGGAACGTCGTCTTCGACATCTTCACGGCCAACGGCGCCGACATGGTCTTCACCGAGTACGGCGACCACTGGCGCCGCATGCGCCGCGTCATGACGCTGCCCTTCTTCACAGCGCGCGTGGTGCAGCAGTACCGCTCCATGTGGGAGGCCGAGATGGACGACGTGGTGTCCGACCTGCGCGGCGACTCCGCCGCCCTCGGCGCCGGCGTCGTGGTGCGCCGCAGGCTGCAGCTCATGCTCTACAACATCATGTACCGCATGATGTTCGACGCCCGCTTCGAGTCCGTGGACGACCCCATGTTCGTGGAGGCCACCAAGTTCAACTCGGAGCGCAGCCGCCTCGCGCAGAGCTTCGACTACAACTACGGCGACTTCATCCCCATCCTCAGGCCCTTCTTGCGTGGCTACCTCAACAAATGCAGGGACCTGCAGACCAGGAGGCTGGCCTTCTTCAACGCCAACTACGTGGAGAAGAGAAGGAAGGTGATGGAGACTCCTGGAGAAGACAAGAACAAGCTCCGATGCGCGATCGACCACATCCTCGCAGCAGAGAAGAGCGGCGAGATCACGCCGGAGAACGTCATCTACATCGTCGAGAACATCAACGTCGCGGCCATCGAGACGACGCTATGGTCCATCGAGTGGGCGCTGGCCGAGGTGGTGAACCACCCGGACGTGCAGCGCAAGGTCCGCGGCGAGATCAGGGACGTGCTCGGCGACGACGAGCCCATCACCGAGTCCAGCATCAGCAAGCTGCCGTACCTGCAGGCCGTGATCAAGGAGACGCTGCGGCTGCACTCCCCGATCCCGCTCCTCGTCCCCCACATGAACCTGGAGGAGGCCAGCCTCGGCGGCTACACCATTCCCAAGGGCTCCAAGGTCGTCGTCAACGCCTGGTGGCTGGCCAACAACCCGGAGCTATGGGAGAAGCCGGAGGAGTTCTGCCCGGAGAGGTTCTTGGGCGAGGAGAGCAACGTGGACGCCACGGTCGGCGGCAAGGTGGACTTCCGGTTCCTCCCGTTCGGCGTGGGGCGGCGCAGCTGCCCCGGTATCATCCTGGCGCTGCCCATCCTGGCGCTCATCGTGGGGAAGCTGGTGAGGAGCTTCGAGATGGTGCCCCCGCCAGGCGTGGACAAGCTCGACGTGAGCGAGAAAGGCGGGCAGTTCAGCCTGCACATTGCCAACCATTCCGTCGTCGCCTTCCACCCCATCTCAGCATGA